The Catharus ustulatus isolate bCatUst1 chromosome 26, bCatUst1.pri.v2, whole genome shotgun sequence genome has a window encoding:
- the RAB42 gene encoding ras-related protein Rab-42: MEPRWQYQFRVIMLGDSTVGKSSLLRRYTEGVFLDTVNQTVGVDFYVQFVELEPGLQVKLQFWDTAGQERFRSVTRSYYRNSAGGMLLFDLTNRTSFESIRRWHQEVTDTIQPFRMVFLLVGHKSDMAGQRQVGQREAEKLAASLGAQYVETSAKDASNVVQAFQMMTVAIYEALQTGWLVATEAWDGVKSSVPLPVLPKAQALEKEKQKRCLC; this comes from the exons ATGGAGCCACGGTGGCAATACCAGTTCCGAGTGATCATGCTGGGGGACTCAACAGTGGGGAAATCCTCGCTGCTGCGACGCTACACTGAGGGTGTCTTCCTGGACACTGTCAATCAGACGGTGGGGGTGGACTTCTACGTCCAATTTgtggagctggagccagggTTGCAAGTGAAGCTGCAGttctgggacacagctgggcaggagaggtTCAG GTCTGTGACTCGCTCCTACTACCGCAACTCAGCCGGGGGGATGTTGCTCTTCGACCTCACCAACCGCACGTCCTTTGAGAGCATCCGGCGCTGGCACCAGGAGGTGACTGACACCATCCAGCCCTTCCGCATGGTCTTCCTGCTCGTGGGGCACAAGAGTGACATGGCTGGGCAGCGCCAGGTGGGCCAGAGGGAGGCGGAGAAGTTGGCAGCCTCATTGGGTGCCCAGTATGTGGAGACGTCAGCCAAAGATGCTTCCAATGTGGTCCAGGCCTTCCAGATGATGACAGTGGCAATTTATGAAGCACTGCAGACGGGATGGCTGGTGGCCACCGAGGCATGGGACGGGGTGAAGAGCAGTGTCccactgccagtgctgcccaaGGCTCAGGCactggagaaggagaagcagaagagatGCTTGTGCTAG
- the TAF12 gene encoding transcription initiation factor TFIID subunit 12, translating to MNQFGPSTLINLSNFSSIKPEPASTTPQSSMANSTTVAKMPGTPSGGGRLSPESNQVLTKKKLQDLVREVDPNEQLDEDVEEMLLQIADDFIESVVTAACQLARHRKSNTLEVKDVQLHLERQWNMWIPGFGSEEIRPYKKACTTEAHKQRMALIRKTTKK from the exons ATGAACCAATTTGGCCCTTCTACCTTGATCAACCTCTCCAACTTCTCCTCAATCAAGCCTGAACCAGCCAGCACCACCCCCCAGAGCTCCATGGCCAACAGCACCACTGTGGCAAAGATGCCAGGAACACCTAGTGGAGGAGGGCGGCTCAGTCCTGAAAGCAACCAG GTTTTAACCAAGAAGAAATTGCAGGACCTGGTGCGTGAGGTGGATCCAAATGAGCAGCTGGATGAAGATGTGGAGGAA ATGCTGCTACAGATTGCTGATGACTTCATTGAGAGCGTGGTGACAGCCGCCTGTCAGCTTGCGCGGCACCGCAAGTCCAACACCTTGGAAGTGAAAGATGTCCAATTGCACCTCG AGCGCCAGTGGAACATGTGGATCCCAGGCTTTGGTTCTGAAGAAATCAGGCCCTACAAAAAAGCCTGCACTACAGAAGCTCACAAACAG AGAATGGCACTGATCCGCAAAACTACCAAGAAATAG